AGCAATGGCTCTACCACTTCCAGGGTGTCTGTCGACACAGGCctctttttttcacttaaaAATGTACATGCATGTACAGGTGGTTCCAGCACTGACTGGTAATGTCTCAGACATAGGGAATCAGCAAGCTGCTGTTGAGACGCTAAAACTGGTGCCTTTGGTAGTAAAATCCGaagacatgaaagttcctgatACGCTGGTCGAAATTCTGCTTCCCATTCCAACACACAATGCGCCTCATCAATTACAATAAAAGTACGGATGTTCACAGGCCAAGCAGACAAAATCTCACCAAGTTCTTTGTTGCTAACAAATGCCTCAGGATGACCAATTATAAAATTGACATCACATATACTTGATTTAAGTTGGTTAGTATTTCCTCTTTTGAGTTCAGTGCAAGATGCTCCAAGTTTTTGTAGTTCTTGTTTGATGATAACATTTAAAGGTGCAACAATAAACACAAGCGTTTTAGTATCCTGACCCTGGAAAATGTTCACAACCGTCGGCAGCAGTTCATATATTAATGATTTGCCATATCCAGTTGGCAACATGCAGATAATGTCTTTATCATCAGTAAAGTATTGTCAAAGGTCAGTTCTCGTCAGCCTGTTGTTCTTTCTACGTGCGCCTTCCAAAGGAAAtttatggaaggaaaacacgccgccttttcgtattagctaaagaaacaggtactACCTCGACTTTACTTTCCTActtcactctttcccatgctCTCGAAGTAATGGAGAAAGATCAACACAggtttacataatttaatacGTGGAAAGTGTTATAACATTCTTGAAATGCAGCACACATTGATCAGGTTAGTCTATTTCTGCTAAATATCAGTTTGTCGTATGAAATGCAACACACACTGCTCgaggcacgtttcatgatattgaggattgcagtttccctctcacacacaatattccaaaataataaatagtcaaacaggggccaaaaaacagtttgcaccaagagttcaactttttatctatccaaaacagtaaaaaaaattatatgaacattcgtatttccaagatgattggcgttccaagacgctatatcctaaaacccccaaaacatgcttttacaacttcagtgcataataactgcccaaaggtgctgtttaaagcaacctttgataataatttttaacatactccttgaacacattaataaaaacggttaacttgcaaataaagggacagtattgatcagaacaatggtaagataaaggacgctacttatattttgtacattttttatctttatcgtttcctgtagacctcagaagttctaaccagcttaagaaatcattctaaaatcgaaaaacaaacatctatacagtttgtacg
The sequence above is a segment of the Littorina saxatilis isolate snail1 linkage group LG3, US_GU_Lsax_2.0, whole genome shotgun sequence genome. Coding sequences within it:
- the LOC138961545 gene encoding probable ATP-dependent DNA helicase RecS; translation: MLPTGYGKSLIYELLPTVVNIFQGQDTKTLVFIVAPLNVIIKQELQKLGASCTELKRGNTNQLKSSICDVNFIIGHPEAFVSNKELGEILSAWPVNIRTFIVIDEAHCVLEWEAEFRPAYQELSCLRILLPKAPVLASQQQLADSLCLRHYQSVLEPPVHACTFLSEKKRPVSTDTLEVVEPLLVDILTKKQNCPETVVAKIYAELFRSIQITSSSIKAVICRL